The following are encoded in a window of Candida dubliniensis CD36 chromosome 4, complete sequence genomic DNA:
- the EFB1 gene encoding translation elongation factor 1-beta (EF-1-beta), putative (In S. cerevisiae: stimulates nucleotide exchange to regenerate EF-1 alpha-GTP for the next elongation cycle; part of the EF-1 complex, which facilitates binding of aminoacyl-tRNA to the ribosomal A site;~spliced gene) — protein MSFSDFSKVESLKSLNEFLADKSYIDGTAATQADVTVYKAFQKEFPQFTRWFNHIASFTEEFEDLPAGKAPAASAAAAEEEDDEDVDLFGSDDEVDEEAEKLKQQRLAEYAAKKAAKGPKPAAKSIVTLDVKPWDDETDLDELLANVKAVEMEGLTWGAHQWIPVGFGIKKLQINLVVEDALVSLDELQAAIEEDEDHVQSTDIAAMQKL, from the exons ATGTCATTCTCAGATTTCTCTAAAGTTGAATCTCTCAAGTCATTGAACGAATTCTTGGCTGACAAATCATACATTGATGG TACTGCTGCCACTCAAGCTGATGTTACTGTCTACAAAGCTTTCCAAAAGGAATTCCCACAATTCACCAGATGGTTCAACCACATTGCTTCATTCactgaagaatttgaagacTTGCCAGCCGGTAAAGCCCCAGCTGCttctgctgctgctgctgaagaagaagatgacgaAGATGTCGACTTGTTCGGttctgatgatgaagttgatgaagaagcTGAAAAATTGAAGCAACAAAGATTAGCTGAATACGCTGCCAAGAAAGCTGCTAAAGGTCCAAAACCAGCTGCTAAATCTATTGTCACCTTGGATGTCAAACCATGGGATGATGAAACTGATTTGGACGAATTATTGGCCAACGTTAAAGCCGTCGAAATGGAAGGTTTGACTTGGGGTGCTCACCAATGGATCCCAGTTGGTTTCGGtatcaaaaaattacaaatcAACTTGGTTGTTGAAGATGCTTTAGTCTCCTTGGATGAATTGCAAGCTGctattgaagaagatgaagacCATGTCCAATCTACTGATATTGCTGCTATGCAAAAATTGTAA
- a CDS encoding serine/threonine-protein kinase, putative (Similar to S. cerevisiae PAK1 (SAK1);~In S. cerevisiae: upstream serine/threonine kinase for the SNF1 complex; Snf1-activating kinase) has translation MSTSLSHQEFSTEKGQSCSPIPHSNHLNLKSSALRTNSNSTNKNSHIETIDANGSSNSSISEEPTINGSTYSNTTPTVQPEVFGESHTTTTTHNSANNSTRAERNKFPNSHPHQQETKNNGESNSPVNSPKHFPIEDLRHSLLYKAGSAAYHKSATSSKQSSTTSLKDGLNNLNAHFFQNPSLDNSVMSDLEESPVPNERNSVQDAGTRSHTARFSVQSTTSLPATISQSRVPNSNRSSFFPFKSYTTSPVKETKHVFLEYDPITRRKVLNTYEILREIGKGEHGKVKLARDLINNELVAIKIVNRRSRKERPSLRMRKNSSAPIVNEYELKVKREIAIMKKCRHKHIVALREVLDDLNSLKIYLVLEYMEKGEIKWKKLQSDVAKPTAGKCYDVDDNEIPCCGNGRMQQRQPSLLTDEDLLSNEFSPNLTFKQSRKIFRDVLLGLEYLHMQGIVHRDIKPANLLVSADNIVKISDFGVSFATSLAENDEGHLVNELDLAKTAGTPAFFAPELCQFDDETPTDKLSSNEPMTPPKIDYKIDIWALGVTLYCLLFGKVPFNADTEYDLFQVIVKEPLQFPDSIEAFNPPATVTEEEFELAKDLLSKMLDKNNRTRIEIQDIKEHPFTLMDLDTDVDGLHELFHLNGDNTSEPITFDLDEHDIVSKDEVDNAVIGVGARIKRSLVRAIRAGGLKDGEIRNKFAALQLEHSRSENSEESSSGYSNYSSSTRLLGYQNGQNYSMILSEGLPVSSATPPPVAQPFVTQQKRSSLLSPKSGNIPEKNNPHFPSSLAHQIPNPSSPSSSSSSSMAFQNHFSFAGIREGGKSLLQDMIESNSNSSSRRGSSAGITVSEAPQIETKRNVGGDLYLKNQSVVETFKGIQLQDDKRRRSSIFSLHSQIGTNSNKSSLSHELTPTQTGSGASTQQQHQHYSNIAAPIPVPVSAKQSISDKEQGIKAPLLQQEKNAMGKPYLKIGPISIAREDDKPDDNQPDSSIISLPLSESFASLDSINDDYLSRKYEEYTSNRKENSKSEGNVPVISLRRKSSLSESDLTRRVSLNDPFGKFKPDGSEIAEKFKAFNLGNSMKTGSKFALKDCELSGGQQVKGKKYESSDDGIAPKTVVPTIAYSSSDSYSSCSSSSSDEEDESDDDEENLTLAFQSKVAPISRANFLSLTGRAKSHDSNLPTLRQNREKNKQLNHEFQGPIIFHDGLPEFEDVPDGLIGNNAIGSSNVNGNNTFNSGYSYYDNVNPTVVSSNVSTATLTVGMAPSESAETKLEVPAQENAVQVSSPSNPQKNISSRSDVLKDLKKKTDVSFGENFCNNQFNNHYKKDPVYSPFPSAKHLDNDPEKIVKESVNKFHEHRPTYYRSNSVTIGLLHRSKHREEDEDGSQMSNDLGQHHTEEKQG, from the coding sequence ATGTCTACATCTCTACTGCATCAAGAGTTCTCCACCGAAAAGGGGCAATCATGTTCTCCAATACCCCATAGCAATCATTTGAATCTAAAATCATCTGCATTAAGAACCAACAGCAATTctacaaataaaaatagtCACATTGAAACCATCGATGCAAACGGATCATCAAACAGTAGCATATCTGAGGAACCAACCATTAATGGCTCAACATATTCAAATACCACGCCAACAGTTCAGCCTGAAGTGTTCGGCGAACTGCAcacgacaacaacaacccaCAATTCCGCAAACAACAGCACCAGAGcagaaagaaacaaatttcCGAATAGTCACCCACACCAGCAAGAGACTAAGAACAATGGTGAAAGTAATTCTCCTGTAAATTCTCCTAAACATTTTCCCATTGAAGATTTGAGACACAGTCTTTTGTACAAAGCAGGATCGGCAGCTTATCATAAATCGGCGACTTCTTCGAAACAGAGTTCTACAACATCATTGAAAGATGGCctcaataatttgaatgCTCATTTTTTCCAGAATCCATCGTTGGATAACAGTGTTATGTCAGATTTGGAAGAATCACCAGTTCCCAATGAGAGAAACTCTGTCCAAGATGCGGGCACCCGCTCGCATACAGCTAGATTTAGTGTTCAATCTACAACGTCATTACCAGCTACTATACTGCAGAGTAGAGTACCAAATAGTAATAGATCTAGCTTTTTCCCTTTCAAATCTTACACAACTTCACCAGTAAAGGAGACTAAGCATGTTTTTTTGGAGTATGACCCAATCACCCGGAGAAAAGTGCTTAACACGTATGAAATTTTAAGAGAAATTGGGAAAGGTGAACACGGGAAAGTAAAGCTAGCAAGGGACTTGATTAACAATGAGTTAGTCGCTATCAAGATTGTCAATAGAAGATCACGAAAGGAGAGACCTTCACTACGGATGCGGAAGAATTCGAGCGCACCCATCGtaaatgaatatgaatTGAAAGTTAAGCGTGAAATAgcaataatgaaaaagtgTCGTCACAAGCATATAGTGGCATTGCGTGAAGTTTTGGATGATTTAAACTCATTAAAGATTTATCTTGTTTTAGAGTATATGGAAAAGGGTGAAataaaatggaaaaaacTACAATCAGATGTAGCGAAACCAACTGCTGGCAAATGCTATGATGTCGACGATAACGAGATTCCTTGCTGTGGCAATGGAAGAATGCAACAGCGGCAACCGAGTCTTTTAACTGACGAAGACTTATTGTCGAATGAATTTTCTCCAAATTTGACTTTTAAACAGTCAAGAAAGATATTTAGAGACGTTTTACTAGGACTAGAGTATTTGCACATGCAAGGAATTGTTCACCGTGATATCAAACCAGCAAACTTGCTAGTCTCAGCCGACAATATTGTCAAGATTAGCGATTTTGGCGTTTCATTTGCCACCTCTTTGGctgaaaatgatgaaggACACTTGGTAAATGAATTAGATTTGGCTAAAACTGCGGGGACACCAGCATTTTTTGCTCCCGAGTTATGCCAATTTGACGATGAAACGCCCACAGATAAGTTGTCTTCCAACGAGCCGATGACCCCTCCTAAGATTGACTacaaaattgatatttgggCATTAGGTGTGACATTGTACTGTTTGCTATTTGGCAAGGTACCATTCAATGCTGATACAGAGTATGACCTCTTTCAAGTTATTGTCAAAGAGCCGCTACAATTCCCTGATTCCATTGAAGCATTCAATCCTCCAGCAACAGTGACAGAGGAAGAATTTGAACTAGCTAAAGATCTATTATCTAAGATGTTGGACAAGAACAACCGAACCAGAATCGAAATCCAAGATATTAAAGAGCATCCATTTACTTTGATGGATTTGGATACCGACGTGGATGGCTTACATGAATTGTTTCATCTTAATGGCGACAACACATCTGAGCCAATAACTTTTGACTTAGACGAACACGACATAGTCCTGAAAGATGAAGTCGATAATGCAGTTATTGGGGTAGGAGCAAGAATCAAAAGAAGCTTAGTTAGGGCAATACGTGCTGGTGGATTGAAGGATGGCGAAATCAGAAATAAATTTGCTGCTTTGCAACTAGAGCATTCAAGGAGCGAAAATAGTGAGGAATCTTCTAGTGGTTATTCCAACTATAGCTCCAGCACCAGATTGTTGGGCTATCAAAACGGTCAAAACTACTCAATGATATTGTCAGAAGGCTTACCAGTTTCATCTGCCACTCCTCCTCCTGTTGCTCAGCCATTTGTGACACAACAGAAGAGATCGTCGTTGTTGCTGCCAAAAAGTGGGAATATCCCTGAGAAGAATAACCCGCATTTCCCGTCATCATTGGCCCATCAAATACCAAACCCATCGTCCCCTTCTTCctcctcatcatcatcgatGGCCTTTCAAAACCATTTCTCCTTTGCGGGCATTAGAGAAGGTGGCAAAAGTCTATTACAAGATATGATCGAATCCAATAGCAACAGCTCTAGCAGAAGAGGCAGTTCTGCTGGAATAACTGTTTCGGAGGCACcacaaattgaaacaaaaagaaatgttgGAGGggatttatatttgaagAACCAATCTGTTGTAGAGACATTCAAAGGGATACAACTCCAAGATGACAAGAGACGAAGATCAAGTATTTTTTCACTTCATTCACAAATTGGAACAAATTCCAACAAGAGCTCCTTATCTCATGAATTGACACCAACTCAAACAGGACTGGGAGCTTCCACTCAGCAACAGCATCAGCACTATTCAAATATAGCAGCACCTATTCCGGTACCAGTATCTGCAAAACAGTCTATTTCGGATAAGGAACAAGGCATCAAGGCACCATTACTCCAGCAAGAAAAGAATGCCATGGGTAAACCATACTTAAAGATTGGTCCCATTAGCATTGCAAGAGAAGACGACAAGCCTGACGATAATCAGCCCGACTCTTCTATTATATCATTACCATTAAGTGAAAGCTTTGCGTCCTTGGATAGTATAAATGATGACTATCTAAGTAGAAAGTATGAGGAATACACCAGCaatagaaaagaaaattcaaaGTCTGAGGGAAATGTGCCGGTGATACTGTTGCGGAGAAAGTCAAGTCTTTCGGAATCAGATTTAACGAGACGTGTTCTGTTGAATGACCCTTTCGGTAAGTTTAAACCTGATGGAAGTGAGATAGCTGAGAAGTTCAAGGCTTTTAATCTTGGAAATCTGATGAAGACTGGGAGCAAATTTGCTTTAAAAGATTGTGAACTCAGTGGCGGTCAACAGGTAAAGGgcaaaaaatatgaaagCAGTGATGACGGCATTGCTCCGAAAACAGTGGTACCCACTATAGCATATTCGAGTTCTGATTCTTACTCTTCGTGTTCGTCTAGCAGTTCGGACGAGGAAGATGAATCTGACGACGATGAAGAGAATTTGACGTTGGCATTTCAGTCTAAAGTTGCTCCTATTTCCAGAGCCAATTTCTTATCGTTGACAGGACGAGCTAAATCACATGACTCAAATTTACCAACCCTCCGACAAAATcgtgaaaaaaataaacaactaAATCATGAGTTTCAGGGGCCAATAATTTTCCACGATGGTTTGCCTGAATTTGAAGATGTTCCAGATGGCTTAATTGGCAACAATGCAATTGGTAGTAGCAACGtcaatggtaataataCATTTAATTCCGGCTACAGCTACTATGACAATGTCAACCCTACTGTCGTTTCTAGTAATGTATCTACAGCCACTTTAACAGTAGGGATGGCACCAAGTGAGTCTGCAGAAACAAAGCTTGAAGTACCAGCTCAAGAAAATGCTGTACAAGTTTCATCGCCATCAAACccacaaaaaaatatcctGTCTCGAAGTGACGTTTTGAAAGAtcttaaaaagaaaacagaCGTTTCATTTGGAGAAAACTTTTGCAATAATCAGTTTAACAACCATTACAAAAAAGATCCAG
- the SAP10 gene encoding aspartyl protease, putative (In C. albicans: roles in adhesion and virulence), translating to MYFVFLLYLASVVKCSIKLDFNIVSTPSKYTKRDALPMPLINDKILYTTELEIGSNKDKVSVSIDTGSYDLWVMSNDAICYKVSEFQTEGAPQLPDIFNDIDQEYSCTVNGTYNPNTSTTFKNTSEDFSIGYVDGSAAQGVWGYDSVQFGKYGVTDLKIGIANRSSVSDGILGIGIANGYDNFPVLLQKQGLINKIAYSVYLNSSNSTTGTILFGAIDHAKYDGALSTVPINSESQLSVNVTNLETKDGKVTSGSHSVLLDTGSTFSIFPDEWIDALGRSLNATYDDNESVYAIECDGYDENFFGFSIGNADFSIPIQDLTTEKDGQCYLAIMSNSVIGGGGILFGDDILRRIYLVYDLQDMTISVAPVAYTKDEDIEEILNHNEDQNELRTSNSFTQSASSSQSQSSSTSSGDNMKKATSSASGSRQAHSWLTTLCAVLLVYIHII from the coding sequence ATGTATTTTGTATTCCTACTATATTTAGCCTCAGTTGTGAAATGTTCGATCAAGTTGGACTTCAATATAGTGCTGACCCCTTCCAAATACACAAAAAGAGATGCCTTGCCCATGCCTCTTATCAACGACAAGATCTTGTACACTACAGAATTGGAGATCGGATCGAATAAGGATAAGGTTTCAGTGTCAATAGATACTGGATCTTATGACTTGTGGGTAATGAGCAACGATGCCATTTGTTACAAAGTATCTGAGTTTCAAACTGAAGGTGCACCCCAACTACCTgatattttcaatgatattgatcaaGAGTATTCCTGTACTGTCAATGGAACATACAATCCAAACACCTCAACAACGTTTAAAAATACATCAGAAGATTTTTCCATTGGTTATGTAGATGGTTCTGCTGCTCAAGGTGTATGGGGCTACGATAGTGttcaatttggaaaatatgGGGTGactgatttgaaaatagGAATTGCCAATAGATCCAGTGTTTCGGATGGAATTTTGGGGATTGGGATAGCTAATGGGTATGACAACTTTCCTGTATTATTACAGAAACAGGGGTTGATCAATAAAATCGCATATTCTGTCTATTTGAACTCGTCAAATTCCACTACGGGAACCATACTATTTGGTGCTATCGATCATGCAAAGTACGACGGTGCATTGAGTACAGTTCCTATTAATTCAGAAAGTCAGCTTTCGGTCAATGTAACAAATTTAGAGACAAAAGATGGAAAGGTTACCTCTGGTAGTCATTCGGTTCTATTAGATACCGGATCGACCTTTTCGATTTTCCCCGATGAGTGGATTGACGCACTTGGACGCTCTTTGAATGCTACGTACGATGACAACGAGTCAGTTTATGCAATTGAATGTGATGGCTatgatgaaaatttctTTGGGTTTTCAATAGGCAATGctgatttttcaattccaattcaaGATCTCACCACAGAAAAGGACGGTCAGTGTTATTTGGCGATTATGAGCAATTCAGTTATAGGTGGCGGCGGCATTCTTTTTGGTGACGATATATTGAGACGAATTTATCTTGTTTATGATTTGCAGGACATGACTATTTCGGTAGCGCCAGTGGCTTATACCAAAGACGAAGATATTGAAGAGATTTTAAACCATAACGAGGATCAAAACGAGCTTCGAACAAGTAATTCTTTTACACAATCTGCATCTAGTTCTCAATCCCAGTCCAGTTCAACCTCCAGTGGTGACAATATGAAGAAGGCCACCAGCAGTGCCAGTGGGAGTCGTCAAGCACATTCATGGCTCACCACATTGTGTGCTGTACTTCTCGTGTATATACATATTATATAG
- a CDS encoding DNA methyltransferase, putative (Similar to S. cerevisiae AML1;~Similar to Homo sapiens N6AMT2), with amino-acid sequence MTSSDDEPIALSAHALAALQEFRSEEKERLEKFESLYQQSEDKFDEQKKQEQQKITIDDFKEDWQLSQFWYSDETAKILGKALLEGADESTVVVIASAPSVYAAIKQFPPEEIPTEHIYLLEFDPRFKVLAGSEHFSVYDYNKPNDIPEHLRNKCHRLLIDPPFLEEECQTKSSEAAKNLLVHNKTEKTKHGDNKYKLITSTGERMFELVTKKNYPDTEMTDFFPEHKNGLSNEFRCYANFECSYWKFQK; translated from the coding sequence ATGACCAGTTCTGACGATGAACCAATAGCCTTGTCTGCACATGCCTTGGCTGCTTTACAAGAATTCAGAAGcgaagaaaaagagaggTTGGAGAAGTTTGAATCCTTGTACCAGCAATCTGAagataaatttgatgagCAAAAGAAACAAGAGCAACAAAAGATAACTATTGACGACTTTAAAGAGGACTGGCAATTATCACAATTTTGGTACTCGGATGAGACTGCAAAAATATTGGGCAAAGCTTTATTAGAAGGTGCTGACGAAAGCACGGTTGTTGTGATTGCCAGTGCACCTTCAGTGTATGCCGCCATTAAGCAATTCCCACCAGAAGAGATTCCTACTGAgcatatttatttattagagTTTGACCCTAGATTTAAGGTTTTGGCCGGTTCCGAGCACTTTAGTGTCTACGACTACAATAAGCCCAACGATATCCCAGAGCATTTACGCAACAAATGCCACAgattattgattgatcCCCCATTCTTAGAAGAAGAGTGTCAGACAAAGTCGAGCGAAGCAGCCAAGAACTTATTGGTTCACAACAAGACCgagaaaacaaaacatGGAGATAACAAGTATAAATTAATCACGTCGACTGGTGAAAGAATGTTTGAATTGGTCACTAAGAAAAACTATCCTGATACCGAGATGACAGACTTTTTCCCCGAACATAAGAATGGATTAAGTAACGAATTTAGGTGTTATGCGAATTTCGAATGTTCGTATTGGAAATTTCAAAAGTGA